In the Helianthus annuus cultivar XRQ/B chromosome 11, HanXRQr2.0-SUNRISE, whole genome shotgun sequence genome, one interval contains:
- the LOC110944349 gene encoding alcohol dehydrogenase class-3-like, with protein sequence MFTIFGLGTVGLAVAQGAKAAGATRIIGIDIDNRKFDRAKDFGVTEFVNPKDHDKPTQQVLVDMTDGGVDYSFECIGNVSIMRAALELSSRTR encoded by the exons ATGTTTACTATTTTCGGTCTTGGAACTGTTGGTCTTGCA GTAGCGCAGGGTGCGAAAGCAGCAGGTGCTACACGTATAATTGGGATAGATATTGACAACCGAAAGTTTGATCGAG CAAAAGACTTTGGTGTGACTGAGTTTGTGAATCCAAAAGACCACGACAAACCGACCCAACAAGTTCTTGTTGATATGACAGATGGAGGTGTCGATTATAGTTTTGAGTGTATTGGTAATGTTTCCATTATGAGGGCTGCTTTGGAGTTGTCTTCTAGGACGCGTTAG